In Colletotrichum destructivum chromosome 8, complete sequence, the following proteins share a genomic window:
- a CDS encoding Putative S-adenosyl-L-methionine-dependent methyltransferase superfamily, whose protein sequence is MKICVVQTSYEGSNSPVEKLDPFCDPGRYISTAVHQFEHRFIRKSSFKEDIDRICEDETYEMYFSCLWGGPRDNVAGQDAAAYLESKGVEVLTNTASAMRLCNDKLEFYAKVEPAGIRVPGNESGCFPKIVKLRDGANSETLDFDSICHDERQLKKRVTLVKTLKPDAECLVQDYIVGSEVNVVVVEMGHAVVALEPVEYVFPPDTPTGRAFLTFENKFANVGKGVVRTRIVIDEPRRSRIRETSQNAFKAAGMQGGSGWCRVDMRIDAKTGEIYVLEINAFPTVFYPRGAFTSDKVIERTYPGGHAALFDMLLATKLIQTKAYCQAHRTVSTFFDDFSKKYEIAWEMPSIKTVRNVMAVDFDWAGSVLDLACGSGFLGNALFDAGWTSSVVVGVDISPEMAASERTRKYYKQPIHLEPIEEFIMTADPFDHIACFNGLQYLSPVLFTAVLSRMFMLARKSVSFEVDDMPREHVQSTNERIGSSAIYNNTQTMARFPTPPDWKRVLEKKQFLFRSPNTSVDVQGTFYRFEKIEDCLCVNSYDNKAFNSSCNGFL, encoded by the exons ATGAAGATCTGTGTAGTCCAGACCTCGTACGAGGGATCTAACTCCCCTGTAGAAAAG CTCGATCCGTTCTGCGATCCAGGCCGATATATCTCCACGGCAGTTCACCAGTTTGAGCATCGCTTCATCCGAAAGAGTTCGTTCAAAGAAGATATTGACCGAATTTGCGAGGATGAGACGTACGAAATGTATTTTAGCTGCTTG TGGGGAGGACCGCGAGACAACGTTGCAGGTCAAGACGCGGCGGCGTATCTCGAGAGCAAAGGGGTAGAAGTCTTGACCAACACAGCCAGTGCTATGCGACTATGCAATGACAAACTCGAATTCTACGCTAAAGTCGAGCCCGCCGGCATCCGAGTGCCCGGAAACGAATCAGGCTGCTTTCCTAAAATCGTGAAACTGAGAGACGGGGCCAACTCGGAGACATTGGATTTTGACTCCATCTGCCACGATGAACGCCAGCTGAAAAAAAGAGTAACTCTGGTGAAGACACTGAAGCCAGATGCGGAGTGTCTCGTTCAAGACTACATCGTTGGCAGCGAGGTCAACGTAGTTGTGGTTGAAATGGGTCATGCTGTGGTTGCTTTAGAGCCTGTCGAATATGTGTTCCCACCAGACACCCCGACGGGTCGGGCATTTCTAACGTTCGAAAACAAGTTTGCGAATGTTGGTAAAGGCGTTGTACGAACGAGGATAGTCATCGACGAGCCACGAAGGTCGCGCATTCGCGAAACGTCACAAAACGCTTTCAAGGCGGCCGGTATGCAAGGTGGCAGTGGTTGGTGCCGCGTCGACATGCGAATCGATGCAAAAACAGGCGAGATTTACGTCCTCGAGATAAACGCGTTCCCGACCGTCTTTTACCCCCGCGGGGCATTCACCAGCGACAAGGTTATAGAACGGACATATCCGGGAGGGCACGCAGCCCTCTTTGACATGCTTCTTGCCACGAAATTGATCCAGACCAAGGCCTACTGTCAAGCTCATAGGACCGTCAGCACTTTCTTTGACGATTTTTCCAAGAAATACGAGATTGCCTGGGAGATGCCTAGTATCAAGACGGTCCGCAATGTCATGGCTGTAGACTTTGATTGGGCGGGCAGCGTACTGGACCTTGCTTGCGGGTCTGGATTCCTCGGTAACGCGCTTTTTGATGCCGGTTGGACATCCTCAGTCGTGGTAGGCGTCGATATTTCCCCGGAGATGGCTGCTTCGGAGCGCACAAGAAAGTATTACAAACAACCCATCCATCTTGAGCCGATTGAAGAGTTCATCATGACCGCCGACCCATTCGACCATATAGCTTGTTTCAACGGCTTGCAGTACCTGTCGCCGGTATTGTTCACCGCCGTCTTATCCCGAATGTTCATGCTTGCTCGCAAGTCCGTCTCGTTTGAGGTGGATGACATGCCTCGGGAGCATGTCCAGAGCACTAACGAGAGGATTGGGTCCAGCGCTATTTACAACAATACGCAGACGATGGCTCGGTTCCCGACTCCACCGGACTGGAAGAGAGtgctggagaagaagcagttCTTGTTCCGTTCCCCAAACACCAGTGTCGATGTGCAAGGCACTTTTTATCGTTTTGAGAAGATAGAGGATTGCTTGTGTGTGAACAGCTATGATAACAAAGCTTTCAATAGCTCTTGCAATGGATTTTTGTAG